In Musa acuminata AAA Group cultivar baxijiao chromosome BXJ3-9, Cavendish_Baxijiao_AAA, whole genome shotgun sequence, a single genomic region encodes these proteins:
- the LOC103997937 gene encoding U-box domain-containing protein 19 gives MPHPSDSRKFLTLPAVQPGGDVSPAALLCALVALADEILALRSNPFPIHRRSAREAIRQVGAILEFLADVRGRGSALPASAAVGFSELHVALQKLRHLLQDCARPGARLWVLMRSELVSNEFQMLVRSISTALDVLPLASIDAAPELKELVRLVREQAWRATVGTEPADAMAMRSMWSILGQFKNGIAPNRIDLRWILDHLRIRSWNYCSEEIAFLEELFLASLDDDDDKEEAALLGSLMAFMVYCRVVLFDAVDDEKSSEKQSKARAKAVSHVNLDHLRCPISLELMTDPVTIATGQTYDRASISKWLKSGCLTCPVTGEKLANNSLVPNSAIRNLMEQFCHETKVPIPEPNGKPKRDLTRTATPLSAAAAGATRMVAAFLVHKLAVGTNQEKNKAAHEIRKLSKSNIFNRACLVEAGSVPWLLYHFSSSDPSIQDNAVAALMSLSKHPSGGKAIVEAGGLGLIVDVIRVALRVEAQQNAAAILFYLSSDEVYRTEIGRMAEAIPTLVELLREGTYRGRKNAIVTLYGLLPCPDNLRKILAAGAIPALTSILSSDRADLVNDAVAVLAKIAEGHDGTTAILKSSAVPHLVAFLRSSTSRSGRENCVSALLSLCNNGGAKVVSLLEQIPVLMPSLYTLVTEGSPQAGKKARSLLNHIHHLHDQEDLIMMGIIDPQ, from the coding sequence ATGCCACATCCTTCCGACAGCCGGAAGTTCTTGACGCTTCCAGCGGTGCAGCCTGGCGGCGACGTCTCCCCGGCCGCCCTCCTCTGCGCCCTCGTCGCCCTCGCCGACGAGATCCTCGCCCTTCGGTCGAACCCCTTCCCGATCCACCGGCGCAGCGCCCGCGAGGCGATCCGTCAGGTCGGGGCCATCCTCGAGTTCCTGGCCGACGTCCGGGGCCGAGGGTCGGCCCTCCCGGCCTCCGCCGCCGTCGGCTTCTCAGAGCTCCACGTCGCGCTCCAGAAGCTTCGGCACCTACTCCAGGATTGCGCCAGGCCGGGCGCCCGGCTGTGGGTGTTGATGCGATCGGAGCTGGTGTCGAACGAGTTTCAGATGCTCGTTCGGTCGATATCCACCGCACTCGATGTCCTCCCTCTGGCTTCCATCGACGCCGCCCCGGAACTCAAGGAGTTGGTTCGGCTCGTTCGGGAGCAGGCGTGGAGGGCGACGGTCGGGACCGAGCCAGCCGATGCTATGGCTATGAGGAGCATGTGGTCGATACTTGgccagttcaagaacggcattgcTCCCAATCGGATCGATCTCCGATGGATCTTGGATCACTTGCGCATTCGAAGCTGGAACTATTGCAGCGAAGAGATCGCGTTCCTGGAAGAGCTCTTCTTAGCGAGCCTTGACGACGATGACGACAAGGAAGAGGCAGCCCTACTCGGCAGCTTAATGGCGTTCATGGTATACTGCCGAGTGGTGCTGTTCGATGCCGTGGACGACGAGAAGAGCAGCGAGAAGCAATCGAAGGCCCGAGCAAAAGCCGTGAGTCATGTCAACCTGGATCATCTCCGGTGCCCGATCTCTCTCGAGCTCATGACGGACCCTGTGACGATAGCCACGGGGCAGACCTACGACCGAGCCTCCATTTCGAAGTGGCTCAAATCTGGGTGCCTCACCTGCCCAGTGACCGGCGAGAAGCTGGCCAACAACAGTCTGGTTCCCAATTCCGCCATAAGGAACCTCATGGAACAGTTCTGCCACGAGACGAAGGTACCCATTCCTGAGCCAAATGGCAAGCCCAAGCGAGACCTGACGAGGACCGCGACGCCTCTCAGCGCGGCGGCAGCAGGAGCAACGAGAATGGTGGCTGCCTTCCTAGTTCACAAGCTAGCGGTCGGGACGAACCAGGAGAAGAACAAGGCGGCTCACGAGATCAGGAAGCTGTCCAAATCGAACATCTTTAACAGGGCTTGCTTGGTGGAAGCTGGCTCGGTCCCATGGCTTCTCTACCACTTCTCCTCATCAGATCCTTCGATCCAGGACAACGCAGTAGCTGCTTTGATGAGCCTCTCGAAGCACCCAAGCGGCGGCAAGGCCATCGTCGAGGCTGGCGGCCTCGGCCTCATCGTGGACGTCATCAGAGTAGCACTCAGGGTCGAGGCCCAGCAGAATGCGGCGGCCATCCTCTTCTACCTCTCATCAGACGAGGTGTACCGGACAGAGATAGGGCGGATGGCAGAGGCGATTCCGACACTGGTGGAGCTTTTAAGAGAAGGAACTTACCGGGGGAGGAAGAACGCCATCGTCACACTCTACGGGCTGCTGCCGTGTCCCGATAACCTGCGCAAGATCCTGGCAGCAGGGGCGATTCCGGCTCTCACAAGCATTCTGTCGAGCGACAGAGCGGATCTCGTCAACGACGCAGTCGCAGTGCTTGCGAAGATCGCGGAGGGGCATGACGGGACGACGGCGATCCTGAAGTCGTCTGCTGTGCCTCATCTGGTGGCATTCCTTCGGTCATCGACGTCTCGGTCTGGGAGGGAGAACTGCGTCTCTGCTCTACTGTCTCTCTGCAACAATGGTGGAGCAAAGGTGGTCAGTTTACTCGAACAGATCCCGGTGCTGATGCCCTCGTTGTACACCCTTGTCACAGAAGGCTCTCCTCAGGCCGGCAAGAAGGCGAGATCGCTGCTCAATCACATACACCATCTCCACGACCAGGAAGACCTCATCATGATGGGCATTATTGATCCACAATGA
- the LOC135648441 gene encoding uncharacterized protein LOC135648441 encodes MDVAFNLLSRWLLGGKGHETPNPSLSSSSDSAAGFRELDSLKFVSGPRIRSSPRRIRRKWHSREERRLDKEYDVVLVPSDGGCMSGSESDDSDWSIGWLEPHAPEFGTENDTERSFAVLVPCYGRGRREVVDGSQKHVIGAVDLTDYDYSDSKRYIEEWLAEHLSA; translated from the exons ATGGATGTGGCTTTTAACCTTCTATCCCGTTGGCTTTTGGGTGGAAAAGGTCATGAAACTCCCAATCCATCTCTGAGCTCTTCTTCAGATTCCGCCGCGGGGTTCAGGGAGCTGGATTCGTTGAAGTTTGTGAGCGGGCCTCGAATCAGATCTAGTCCGAGAAGAATCAGGAGGAAGTGGCATAGCCGGGAGGAACGACGGTTAGATAAGGAGTATGACGTAGTCCTGGTGCCCTCGGATGGAGGATGCATGTCGGGTTCTGAATCCGATGATTCCGATTGGTCGATCGGTTGGTTGGAACCTCACGCCCCTGAGTTCGGGACCGAGAACGATACAGAGCGCAGCTTCGCTGTCTTGGTCCCGTGCTATGGCCGTGGTCGTCGCGAGGTGGTGGACGGCTCCCAGAAGCATGTTATAGGTGCTGTTGATCTCACGGACTACGATTATTCTG ATAGCAAAAGGTATATCGAAGAGTGGCTTGCAGAACACTTGTCAGCTTGA